AAGGTGGATAGAGGGAGAAACTCTTGAAAAGCCTCAATTCTCCCTCAGGAAACTGCCTGAGGAAGCGCCTGTCCGACGTCCAGAGCATCCTCCAGTCGGATATTCCACACAGCAGCATGGCCAGGAGGTCCAGGTTCAGCGAGGCTGAGACAACAACCAGCTCCTGGCTTTTTAATCCCTCAGGAGCTGTCCTGATAACCCCCACGCAGGAGCCTGAGGGCTCTGGGTCTGTCCCCGCACAGAGGAAATGCTGAATTTCACCAAGCTGCCATTCAAAAGCAGCAAAGTCATTTAGCTCAGCTCCAAAACTTGTGGCTTCCTGCAGGCTGATGCTGGGTTTGACGCCAGAAGCGCCCTGGTGAAGGGAATTCATGGTGGTTTTAATGTTATCCACCAACATCTGGATACAGCTGTGCTCCGTGCCCCTGCTAACTGCAAGCACAACCAGCATCTCATGGAAGACAGGCATGGAGTGGGGAGTGATCCGACATTTCCTAAAAACTGGCCCGGAAAGAACCTGAAGAGTCCCTGGGGAAAAAGTTCTTTTTTGAATTATTGCCCGAGCATGAGGCAGGAGGGAAGGCCTAAGGTAAAACTGCTCTGGCATTGAGCATCCTTCCTGTACATTCTCATCTGTGTCCTGGCCAAAATGGGAACACAAAAGTGCATCTGCCAGTCCCTGAGACATTTCCTCAGTGCTTGGAGCCTCCCCTGGGCTCAGAGCGACCCAGAAGACGTTGGAGTGGCAAACAGCCCCGGGGTGCCCTCGGTGGAgcagaggaaggcaggagctgatGTTCTGCAGGGGAAAAGCTTGGCTGAGCCCTGCACTGAGCTTCTCCTTTATTGTCCTTACTGGATGACTTGAATTAACTTCGAGGAAACCCCTGTGACAAATAAAAGTGCAAATTACAGACACCATCTGTGATTGCCTCCCTGTGGCCATAATTTTACCCAAAACATTCTTAAGCCAGCAGCTACCTGACCAAGCCAAGTCTTTCACCAAAGGTGTTGCACATTTTCAGGGCACTGGTGTTTGTCTGCAGGTTAAATCAAGAATTAACTATGATTTGCTGGTAAAAAAGGATTTTCCATCACTATATCCATTTATCTGACCCCACTGCTGGGCATTCCCACtgagagcaggagagctgctACAGCCAAAGAGAAACTAATTGTAAAACTCACCTATTAATTTTATCCACGAGGACTTGTGGCActtgaaaagaaactttttgGCTTCCCAGTTGAGTCTGGCAGCTCACGGGTGTGAAACACAGGGGTGCTGTGCTCCGTGTGAAAATGTGGTTCAAAGCACCCTCCACACAGAAGGATTTATCCTGACTCCTGAAAATGCACAAAACCAGAGCAAAGTCACTGCTAATTTCTGATATTTAATGTGCCTCAATTAGGGCAGAAGTCTCTGGCAGCATCAACCCCCAGTCCCCCTGCCTTTAGGCTGAGATTGATATTTATTCTGAAACGGATGCTTTTGACCTTTAAAATCCTCAGATGGTCTTATTTTTAGAGGGTGCTTTGGCAGGAAACTTGCATTTTAATCTTGGTGATTCTGCCTTGGAGATGAACAAGAACTGCAgctattttaaggaaaatttcaaggaaaattcaaaggaaaattcAAAGGAAGATACAAAGgaaaattcaaaggaaaattcaaaggaaaattaaaaggaaaattaaaaggaaaattcaaaggaaaattaaaaggaGTTTCTCTCCAGCCAACAAGATACTAAAAGGATATTCTAGTGCTGGGACATTTtaagagcacaaacatcagaaTTTCAGTTTTGCCACGGGATGGTTTACCTGTACCCTGTGCATTTGTACCCATCGATGGTCCCTGCTTCAAAAGGATGAACGTGGCTTAGGATAAATCCAGCTGCTGCCGCCACAGCCACGATTTGCCAGCTGTTGTGCCACTCCCTCCTGGGCTGGTCCGCAGGAGTCCCTCCCTGCCCATTGCAAAGCGCCACGTGGATTTCTCCCTCCTGTGCCAACACTTCTGCACAGCTGGAAGGGAAGTGAGGCAAGCAGGAAATCCTGTCAgcacagcaaaaaaacaaaaacaaaaacaaaaaaaccaaaaacaaaacaaaaaaaaaaacaaaaaacaaaaacaaaaatccaaaaacaacaacaaaaaaaaaccaaaacaaaaaacaaaaacacctgGAACGCAGCTGAAAAAATGTGCCACGGCAGGTAATGAACACGGAATTATTTCGGGTTTACTCACCTATGGAAAAAGCCGGCAAGGAGCTGCCTGTTCTTCACCACCCCAGCCTTCCTCCCACAGTGAGGGAAGTTGAAATAAATACGATCAAATTCCCGTTTTCCCGGTAGAAAGTGCTCCTTCAGCTTGGTGCAGTCCACGGAAAACACAACCTCGGCTCCTGCAACGGCAAAACAAGGCTCTGATGGCTATCGGGGaggaaaaatttaaagaaaggCGAGGATGCAAATCCTGCAGGGCGTTTTTAATTCATCAGCAGCTGTCCTGATAACCCCCACAGGAGCCTGAAGGTTTTGGGTCTATCCCCacacagaggggaaaattttaAATAGGTGAGAGCTGCCTCGAGCATTGGCAACGCCGGGAAGCCCTGTGGGGTTCCCTTTACTTtcaaggcagcagaaaactCCGGGAAACACCTGAAAAGGGTATTTTTAGTGCTGTTTCAAACTGATCAGATTTGAAGGCGATTCATTCTGCCAGCGGGGTCGTTCCAGTCCCTCCCTTGGGACTCCTGGGGGTGTCTCCCAAGGGATgtggcagcggggcagggatGCCAGGAGGGTGACAGGAGGGTGACAGGAGGGTGACAGGAGGGTGACAGGAGGGTGACAGCGATGCGGGAGGGTGACAGCGATGCCGGGAGGGTGACAGCGATGCCGGCAGGGTGacagcagagctctcagcagcagctccatccccatccccgctCCCGGTGCGCACCCACCGTTATCCCGCAGCCGGCGGATGCTCCGCGCCGCTCCGCCGCGCTCGGCCGCCTCCTCCTCGCTCTCGTAGCAAGTGGCCACCAGCTGCGTGCCCTGTGCCCCGCAGAGAGCCGCGGAGAAGGAGAAGTTGCCCTCTCCGAGCAGCAGGacgcggcggagcggcggcccCATGGTCCCAACCGGGAGCGGTGCCCGCAGCCACCGGCGCTCGCAGCCACCGGCGCTCGTTCATGACGTGCGGCCGCTCGGTGGCCACTCCCGGTGGCGTTGTGGCCCCGTGGGCATCCCCGGGGACTCCTCGGCAGCCGCTGGGCCGCCCCCGGGTGCGGAGAGGCGGCGGTGTCCCCCAAAGGATGCGCGGCGGTGTCCCCGCAAAAAGGATGCGCTGCGGTCCCCCCGGCAATGGGGATTCCAGGAGCTCTCCCGGCCGCCCGCAACAGGAAATGGGTGTTGcgttcaggaaaaaaaaaaaaaagctgtttaaagAGCCGAGGAATTGTAGACTCGCTGAATGGTTCGGGTTTGAAGGCGCTTTAAAGCTGATTTTGTGCTGGGACATTTTTCGCTACCCCAGGtcagcttgctccaagccccatcctcGAACGCTTCCAGCCACTTCTCAGCTTCTCTAGGCAACCTGTGCCCGAGCCTCGCCACCCTCACAGGGTGAAATTTCTTATTATATCCAATCTAAGCCTGCTCTCTGTCGGGCTGGAGCCATTCCCCCTTGGCCCGTCACTCCTTTGTGAacagtctctctccatctttcctgggggctcctccAATCAGAAATTGcaaggccacaattaggtcaccctgAAATCTCTTTTCCGGGCTcaacaatcccaattctctcagcctttcctcatagcagAGGAGTTCCAGCCCTATAATCAATTTGCTGGCCTCCTCTGAACTGACCTTTACCTGTACCTGCAATTTTTATCCTTTGACAATCTTTGTGCTGCTTGAATTCCCAAAAGGGAGAATCAGAGACagacagaaagagaagagaaagagaagagaagcagTGGAAAGGTGCTGGAAGCATCATTAGGTGTCAGATAATTACAGACATAATCAAGGTGTAATAAGAAGGTCCCTAATTCCTCAACAGGGTGATATAAGGTAAATTAATTACCCTGCCTCACATATGTGTTTGGTGAGAAGAAACACATATGTGTTTCCTttgagaaggaaggaaattatGGTCTAGAATATCTACAACAGCCAGGCTTGGGTGTCACCTGCCCAGCTGGCCCACGGGGCAGGGACAGTGTGCTTCACACAGATAATGACAGAGGGAGGTTGGAAATGGGCAAAGCTGAGCTCCTGCACAATTtgtgagctctgtgctgggtccctGTGGCTTTGAGAGaataatttggtttattttaaatgatGTGTAGTACCTGGAGAGGTGTTGGGTACTGAGAAAATAGTTACCACACGACGTTCCCATTCcaataattacaaaaaaaaacccctccaaacgTGTATTTAGCCATGCTAAATGTGAGTTTTCCTTTGCAGTGCTTTGGAAACAACCTGCTTCAAATTACAGGGAAACATCAGAGAGGGAATTTGACCTGTGCAGAACTGGGATGATCTGTTGGACGTGAGGAGCTTCTCGGTGATGTTTGTGCCTGGAGATGACAGAGATGACagaggtgctgggctgtgctcctgtGCCACGCCAGAACAGGTATTTCAGGTCACTCAGGGAGTGGTTCTGCATTTCAAGTATTCCTGTCTGGCTGACCTCATCCACTTTATCCCCAGAGAGCTTTCactcaaaattcccatttctggCTGCTAATTTGAGCCTGACAAAACCCCTGCactgtaaaaaatatttccctcaGTTGCACTTTCTGGCTAAATTCTTactattttacatttatttcctttcagtgGTGATTCTTTTAGGATTTGAACAAAAACCTCATTGATTTTCAGGCCACCACCCTGCAGCCCAactgcccagtgctgctgcactcCAGGCCTGCAGGTGGAGAAGGAACAAGCaggaagcaggaaaagctccagaaAACCCCAGCAACCAGTGGTGCAGTGATTTCCATGTGGGAAATGTTCTTCCTGCTTTTAACCTGTGCTGTTTGTAacctctgtgtgtgtctgtggttTGTTCTTGTGTGCAGAGGTTGTGCCTGGCCAGACAAGCCCAATTAACACCTTAGCTGGGAGAGCTAATTAGAACCAGCTAATAGGAAACAGCAGACCTTGGGAAagaggggggatttggggtgtttaaCAGTGACCCCACATCACAGAGTgctcatttgctttttttcaccCACAGCCATGGAAGtgctcattttcttttctcacctccctgctcagctgaGGTGTATTGAGATCCCTGCTAACAGAACTTTTGTCTCAGCAGGTCTAAGGAGCACAGAAAATAGGTCAGGCCATGACTGAGTCTGATGGTTTGTGTGACAGATCTTGTCCTTTTTGAAGATGAATTTCAGAAATTCAGTTCCAGTCATCCCTTTCTACCCCTTTGAAGAGAGGTGCTAGGCAGATGAAGATGCCTGAAAAGGACTTTAGTAGTGGTTTGTATCACTCAGCAATGCTGGCATAAATCAGATTATTGCTGTAGACATCAGATCCTGCTCAGTGTTTGAAGGGCACTAACAGCAGAGTTTCAAAGGGATGTGATTTGCATCATCAGAGCAagatgttttccttctctttgggTAGATCTGTGTTTACTGCAGCCCTGCAGTTTTCACCTGAAGCTGCTCTgacctggctgcagcccctggatgTTTCTCCATTACATGAATCATTTGAGAGATTTAAGATACAGTTGTCTTCCAGCCAGCTGTTATCAAATACCCACACTTCAGTTGGGTTTCAGTTGGCGTGGAGCTGTTTTACCAGTTTAATCTGCATGAGAGAAACTCTCCTGTTGCTTGTGAAACACTCTGAAATCCTCTGGCAGCGTTGAAGGGAGAGAGAACACAAGGTGGGATGGGCAAAGTGCTGCTgaatgtgggaatccagagcttccctctggctgctctgggaccctggcaggggtcaggaacccccctggacagagcccccagagacactggctgtgatctctgtccatggaaaagagttttcaatcttacaggatgaattaccagctctgagtgtttgatatcagtaataattaagtgtggcatgggtgcaaaagtaaaattttggattctagatgaggggtccaaaggggacaagatggaggaaattgggtgtgccttgtcctttttctccttcttcatgccctccatgtttcactgtggtgttggcatttttctgttggttcaggctggggacacactgtccaacgtaggtgacagatattggcacgttattgtaaatccagcacaggtagtttgtggtatttaatgtttgtaccatcccactgagggcagagccccacacgctgccctgcaggacagagctgcggcagggcagcagaacatgttagagataaacagaataaacacccttgaaacagcacagaccaattatggcttctgctttggcagcggggctgacagacagagactttctacaatctcagaatcaacaatacctcagattccgacagctGAACACCCAGATAAGCTGTCCTGGGCACCCAAAAAATGATGTTACCCCGCTCCTTTTATCCACCTttcccaacccaacccaaaacaaaccaatccAAACTGCTTCTCCATGGTTTTATTCGTTAGTAAACTTACTCAGCATAAATAATACGAGCAGCCACTGGGTGCAGCCGGCACCTGGCGGAGGAAGGAGCTGTGGAATGACCCTGCAGGGGTGgtttggggacagcagagcagccctcACTTCCTCTGGGCGCCTGCGATGGCCGGTTTGTCCTCGCGGGTGATGGGGATGCTGCGCTCGGGGACATCGCTCTGCTTGCGGGGAGCGCTGACGGTCAGCACCCCGTCCAGCGACAGCGAGGACGTGATGCTCAGCGGGTCCACGTCGTCCGGGATCCGATATTTCCTGCTGAACTCCCTGGCGATGAAGCCGTGCTCGTCCTacgcaaaaaaaaccccaaaaaacaggaGACAATCCTCACCGTGCAgcctttgaattattttaattaacgAGTGTCCGCCCGCTGCCTTAACCACGGGGTCTTTGCTCCAAGGCTGGGGATGGGGAGTGGGGCTCTCCAAGGAAAGTTTTCAGGGGGAGGCTCTGTGCCCTCCCTGAAACAGAAACTCTAAGGgatttagagatttttgaagagctaagattttagttagacATAAGCCTcactagagttaattaaaataaatgagtaggccttgatgaagttaagagttagtagttaactaataattgattgcttgaCAGCACAATGTtgagttagctgggtttataatgaagaatacacaaactgacaaagagcttttaggaacataagacaattgtggcctcctctgctctgaaaccaactgaagacaaggaatgggagttctaccaagagttcatttgtcatttttacattgaaaaggtagagaggtcagaaggaggaagacttcattgacttcctcattttgggacccctccccatgaaagggacaccgacccatttcaaggaacaaattATGCTTAATAACTTTTTGAAATGATTAGCCTACGAAGCGAGGAATGgaatgtaccaaaatgatgactatgtatttatattttaaatattcaatacttgtatggataaaaggacTCTGTAATCACTTGGAAGGTGCAGTGTGGATTTGGAAGTTATCCTGCACACAATAAACAttcactttctaactttaaaccgttagagagtttttgtcccctgtcacagttggatattggTACTAGATCAACCCCTGTGCCAGCCAGAGGCTGGCcagtgctctgtgctggcatTCCCGAGGTGCCAACCCCAACCTGCCCTGGAGACCCTCAGAGCCTGACCCACTGCTTGGTTATCTTCTTAGCCCAAAAAGGATGCCAGGAACGGTGTCAGGATCACAGACCCAGTGCTACAGGGAGCACTGCATTCCCTGGTGACACGCTGTGCTCCTGGGGGTGGCAATTCCAGggacacagctgctctggggactGGAAAATGCTGTTACATCCAGCTCTGGGCATGGCTTTGCGTTTCTGCCTGCCCAGTGTCCACACAGGTctccagagccagcagggagagggatgaATGGCAGCAGAGCACAACTTTGAAGGATTAGAAACTGCTAGCTGGGCCTGGGAAAGGTAACACGCAGGGTAATGCACTGATTCATTACGTGGCTTGATTGAGAGAGTTAATTTTTAGCTCATTGGACACCTCCCTGCATTCCTGGCCTCTTCCCAGAAAGAGGGGAAGCCCAAAAATGCCCATTTCACAGATGATTTTCCAGTTCAGTTCACAGCTCATGCAACATCAGCAATAAACCTCCACCCTCTTGCTGCCCTGTCTGGGATCAGCTGGGGGGATTGCCTGGAGCACCTTGATtgaaaaaatgacaaatatttGAGGTGAGCAGGGGATTGTTTTGCAGTCACCAGAGGTGAGGGAGTTCCCAGTGACTCCCTCAGTGGTGAATTAAAGCAGGGGGTACCTGGCGCTCCTCGTGCTTCCCGTGGATCTCGATCATGTCCCCGAGCACCTTCACCTTCAGCTCCTCAGGGGAGAAATGCTTCACATCCAGGTTCACATAAAATTTGTCCTTATCCAGTCGCATCTGCAAAAAGCAGGAGGTGActtcaaaaaaagcaaaagccaggAGGTGACTTCAGAGAAGAGCAAAAGCCAGGAGGTGACTTCAGAGAAATCAGGTGAGGGTTTCAGCTTAAAAAGGGATGCAGTGGGTCAAGACTCAAGCTGGTCTCTACACGCACACACTGACCCTTATTTTGGGATCTGATCTGAGTGGCTCTGTCCCTTGCTGGCCTTGTGTTAATGCCCATCACTTCAGGACCTGAGATTCTCCACCAGAATTGGTTAGAACTGACTCTTTATTTAAAGCTGACTCTTTATTTTGGCTGCTTCACTAGGCAGCCAGACCTAGGTCACTAAATCAAGAAGGACGTTATACGAGGATTAAAATAATACTTTCACTCCTTCTGCTTGGAATAGCTCCTCAAGCTCCTTGTAAATAAGACAGTTGACTTGCAGGACAGGCAAAAGCCTCTTGGCTCAGCCCCTGGAGGGAGGAGGCGCCTGCTCCATGATCCTCTGGGTCCTAGATCTtattaaaatgctgcttttctgggCAGGGATTGTCTGAAATAGGCCCCTTTTCCCTCAGCAGCCATGGGTTCCTGCTCTGCTTGGCGTGAGGATCCCACTGTCCCCGTGCTCTTCGCTTCTCACATGGGAGTGGGATTGAAAGTTTGGTGCAGCAGGCTGGGAAATCAGGGAAATTAGGGAAATCAGGGAAATTAGGGAAATTAGGGAAATTAGGGAAATTAGGGAAATTAGGGAAATTAGGGAAATTAGGTTTTCTCCgttcctctgccagctcctAGGGTGATCTGCCACGCACACTGAACTCTGTTCCCATCACTATGGCCAGACTTGCTCCATCCCAAACAATGCAGAGGCACAAACACAGCACCTTTTCCCCCAGCCTTTctcctaaaataaaaacaccacCTAGGAGCATCTTCCAAGCTCTCCTGGGCCTCCAGAGCCAGCAGGCCGTGCCCCCAGCAGCCACAAAGAAGCAAAGATTACCTCTGAGAGTCCTGTCTCTAGCCAACTGGGCATCCGAAGGATGGGGGATCTCATCAGGAAGGGGCTGAAGCTGGGGGAAACAGGGAGCAGCTCCGACTCCGGCAGGTGCTCCCCGAAAATCTGGTCAAAGATACGGCTGGGTGCCAACCAGGAGAAGAAAGGTCTGCGGATCAGGGGGTTGTGGATGGTGATATCCATTGGAGAGCGCTGGAGGAGCCTGGCCAACAACTGTGCTGCAGTGCCGTGCCGGGAGCGGGGACAGCTTTATACCCTGCAGCTGGCCTGGCCTTCCACCCCCCCGAGGCCTCTTGAACAGTGGTGTCAGGGATTTTATTGTCCCACTCCTGGGCTGGCCCTTCGGCGGTGCCCAGTAGCTGTCTGAGGGATTTGTGCACGCtgccgaggaggaggagggggaaggggagaggaagaagaggagccCAATGGGGCAGCAAGAGGCTGGAGTGGCCTGGTGCCCGCCCCGCTGCCCACGTGCTGTTTGTCCACAGTCCCGGGCGGGTTTGGCCCGTGTTCCAGCTGCCCTGGATGCCAGCGGGATCAATGCAGCTCCTATCTTTGGTTTGTAGGGACTGGCACAAGGGGCCCTTGTTCCCGGGACTCGGCTCCTGCATCACCCACCAGGGCTGAGCCTGTCCTGGCAGCAAagggagccccaaaatcagggCTAGGGAGGTGCCAGGAGAGCCCCAAATCAGGGCTAGGGAGGTGCCAGGAGAGCCCCAAATCAGGGCTAGGGAGGTGCCAGGAGAGCCCCAAATCAGGGCTAGGGAGGTGCCAGGAGGGCCCCAAAATCAGGGCTAGGGAGGTGCCAGGAGAGCCCCAAAATCAGGGCTAGGGAGGTGCCAGGAGAGCCCCAAATCAGGGCTAGGGAGGTGCCAGGAGAGCCCCAAAATCAGGGCTAGGGAGGTGCCAggtgagccccaaaatcagggCTAGGGAGGTGCCAGGAGAGCCCCAAAATCAGGGCTAGGGAGGTGCCAGGTGAGCCCAACAATCAGGGCTAGGGAGGTGCCAGGAGGGCCCCAAAATCAGGGCTAGGGAGGTGCCAGGAGAGCCCCAAAATCAGGGCTAGGGAGGTGCCAGGTGAGCCCAACAATCAGGGCTAGGGAGGTGCCAGGAGAGCCCCAAAATCAGGGCTAGGGAGGTGCCAggtgagccccaaaatcagggTTAGGGAGGTGCCAGGAGAGCCCCAAAATCAGGGCTAGGGAGGTGCCAGGAGAGCCCCAAAATCAGGGCTAGGGAGGTgccaggagggctctgctgggatcCTGGCACTCCAGCTGTGCAGCCCTGCCGTCCTCCTGGTGGGTGGGAATAAAGGATGGGTCTCTCCATCAGCACCTCCTGTCTTCTGCCCACTGCAGAGCGCGTTGTTCTGGAGGGAAGACCCCCACGCTGTGACCCCAGAGAGAAGCTGGGCATGGTCACAGCCTCCAGGGTGCTGCACTGCACCCAGGGGTGCAGAGCACCTCTGCctgcctctgcagctctgctcctaaATCCATGCATTTGCTTTAATTCCTGCCTCTCCGTGAGCCCAAATCACAGGAATGGGTCCAGCCTAGCTTCTGCTGAAGGGCAAGAGCTTCCCTGCCCGTGAGAGCTCACAATTTAAACACAATTTCTGGCTCAGAGGCATTTCCAGCTCTGCCAACCCTTTGCAAAAGGCTCTGAGCCTCTTCCTCTCGTCTTGCCTACAAGAACAGAGGGCAGGATTTGCTCTGTGCAGCAGCCCAGGCCATAAATACCCTCTCCAAGTCCCCGTCACATCAACAGCACTGCACCTGCTCTCCCACACTGCAGGCTCAGGGAAATCTCTGGTTTCAGGgtgtgcagagctcagctgggcactcctcccctgctgcagcccaccagccctgctcagcaaaaCTGGATTTAGGCCAGGTTCAGAGCCTGGGTGAGCTGGTGatggctggcagcagcatttCTCCGTGGCCTTGTGCCAAAGCCCTGGCCAAGGGAAGAGTCTgggcagccagcagggctgaggatgGGGAGGTGACAGCAGTGGGACCTGGATCCCTGCTCCACTCCCTGCAGCCCTTCACCCCTAAAGGAGCAGAAGACTTGAGCTCAGCTCCTGGGACAATCAGGGTTCTTACATAGGGAACAGGAGGGGGTTGAGCCCCAGGCTCACAGTGGGGCAGTGGCTTCATTACAGGAGCTGAACAAGCTCCAGCCACCCACGGGGGCTCAGGGCCACCAATTCCagtgccagggactccctgaGCCACCCCAAGGAGCCTCTCACTGGtcacagcctgggctgtgccctgctccctcaccccctgctccagaagggaccctcagggtgtccccaaggtgtccctgaggtgtccccaaggtgtcccagaggtgtccctgaggtgtccccTGCCCTCCCTGTTGGAATGCAGTGAGAAGCTTCCCTCATCACCCTGGCCCGGCGTCCTGGGGCCTGCACGGGGCTATTTTGGGCCATCTTTTTTATCGCTCCCTCCTCCCTTTGGAATCCTCCCAGCTGGAGCCTGGCAGCCTGCAGCCTTCACTCGGACAGGCAGCAagggctggggaggaaggaaggaaagaaggaaggaaagaagggaagaggaaggaaggaaagaggaaggaagggaagaaggaagaaaagaaggaaggaaagaggaaggaaagaaggaaggtgCCCGTCCTGGACACGCCATGGCCGCCCGCACCGTGCCCCATGCCTACCCCATGAGCTCTGAGTACGAGTTTGCCAACCCCAGCAAGATCTACGACCAGAACTTTGGAGAAGGTAAGGAAGGAGGTGGGATCCCCCCTCTCTTTGCACCTTTCTTCCCTCTGATGCTGGAGGGTTGGTGGAATTCCCTCTGGGGAGCTTGAGCTCCAGAGCGGGAAGCTGGAGCTGAGGAATTTCGAGTGGAGGAACCCAGAGCAAATCAGGGGGGAATAGCCAGGGAATAAGCAGGGAATATCCAGGGAATAACCAGGGAATAGCCAGGGAATAGACAGGGAATAGCCAGGGAGAAACCAAGGAATAGCCAGGGGGAAAACCAGGGAATAAGCAAGGAGTAGCCAGGGAATAGCGAGGGAATACCCAGGGAATAACCAAGGAATTGCCAGGGAATAGACAGGGAAAAAGCAAGGAATAACCAGAGAATAGCCAGGGAATAGCCAGAGAATAACCAAGAAATAGCCAGGGAATAACCAGAGAATAACCAGGAAATAGCCACGGAATAGCCAGGGGGAAACCAGGAAATAGCCAGGGAAAAAGCAAGGAATAACCAGGGAATAGCcagggaaaaatcagggaaCAATCAGGGAATTGCCAGGATCTCTCTCTTCATGTCCACTTCCCCATCCATGCCCACTGCTGCCCTCCCTCATGCCAGCCATGCTCTGGCACTCGTGCACATGCTGTGCAAACATGGAGCCAAAGCAcccaggggagggagggaagttTTCCAGCCGGGGGGATGTGGAGAAAAGCTGAGCTGGGGCGTTCAGCACAAAGCTGGGCAGTGGCTGGCCCAGGGGAAGGAatgtgggcagcagcagaaccaTTCAGCACCAGCACAACAGCgtgaaaaggcaaaaagctcCAAGGAAAGCCCTGTGGAC
This genomic interval from Taeniopygia guttata chromosome 24, bTaeGut7.mat, whole genome shotgun sequence contains the following:
- the LOC100232104 gene encoding ferredoxin-fold anticodon-binding domain-containing protein 1 isoform X3, whose translation is MGPPLRRVLLLGEGNFSFSAALCGAQGTQLVATCYESEEEAAERGGAARSIRRLRDNGAEVVFSVDCTKLKEHFLPGKREFDRIYFNFPHCGRKAGVVKNRQLLAGFFHSCAEVLAQEGEIHVALCNGQGGTPADQPRREWHNSWQIVAVAAAAGFILSHVHPFEAGTIDGYKCTGYRSQDKSFCVEGALNHIFTRSTAPLCFTPVSCQTQLGSQKVSFQVPQVLVDKINRGFLEVNSSHPVRTIKEKLSAGLSQAFPLQNISSCLPLLHRGHPGAVCHSNVFWVALSPGEAPSTEEMSQGLADALLCSHFGQDTDENVQEGCSMPEQFYLRPSLLPHARAIIQKRTFSPGTLQVLSGPVFRKCRITPHSMPVFHEMLVVLAVSRGTEHSCIQMLVDNIKTTMNSLHQGASGVKPSISLQEATSFGAELNDFAAFEWQLGEIQHFLCAGTDPEPSGSCVGVIRTAPEGLKSQELVVVSASLNLDLLAMLLCGISDWRMLWTSDRRFLRQFPEGELRLFKSFSLYPPSYEHDVSFWLPDGEEFDEVAFHTLARRVSGEMVVSIQLRDNFQQPGTGRRSLCYRVTFQACDRALGCREAAEMQLRFREEIQQHLGVTLR
- the CRYAB gene encoding alpha-crystallin B chain, with the protein product MDITIHNPLIRRPFFSWLAPSRIFDQIFGEHLPESELLPVSPSFSPFLMRSPILRMPSWLETGLSEMRLDKDKFYVNLDVKHFSPEELKVKVLGDMIEIHGKHEERQDEHGFIAREFSRKYRIPDDVDPLSITSSLSLDGVLTVSAPRKQSDVPERSIPITREDKPAIAGAQRK